Proteins from one Archocentrus centrarchus isolate MPI-CPG fArcCen1 chromosome 8, fArcCen1, whole genome shotgun sequence genomic window:
- the LOC115785114 gene encoding ectonucleotide pyrophosphatase/phosphodiesterase family member 7-like isoform X1, translating into MLWTASLCILWASSVLGAPVNTERQKLLLISFDGFRWDYDRDVDTPNLDQMARDGVKALYASPPYLTLTSPTHFTLLTGRYIENHGVIHNMWFNTTSGEKKPYYQTQFVNDWWDNGTLPIWITAQKQGLKAGSLHFPGTASSYQGLVAMVQEVEPLLYNYKNETAWRENTDKVMGWFRDQNVDFVSMYFGEPDGTGHKYGPDSNERREMVKQVDRTVGYIRDSAEQHGLNHRLNIIITSDHGMSTIYRNGLVEEITLSKIPGFSFGDLSFHLVDYGPSGMLLPKPGKLEVVYKALKGAHPHLHVYKKEEMPAHLHFAKNDRILPIVLWADSGYVINGYFPVQFNKGEHGFDNQEMDMKVLFRAVGPAFHKNLTVEPFETVNIYPLMCHILGIQPEVNDGHLNATKHMLVTSIPTSVRDSGATNYLKNGFTGLAAVAGFLAVVFIVVLAHRLLNKKHKTKRSGSLKDLPERECTEQSSF; encoded by the exons ATGCTGTGGACCGCAAGTCTCTGCATCCTCTGGGCTTCATCAGTCCTCGGAGCGCCAGTAAACACAGAGCgtcagaagctgctgctgatctCCTTTGACGGTTTCCGGTGGGATTACGACCGTGATGTGGACACGCCGAACCTGGACCAAATGGCCAGGGATGGTGTCAAAGCCCTGTATGCCAGCCCTCCTTACCTCACCCTCACCAGTCCAACACACTTCACCCTCTTGACAG GCCGCTACATCGAGAATCACGGGGTAATCCACAACATGTGGTTCAACACAACCAGTGGAGAGAAGAAGCCTTACTATCAGACTCAGTTTGTGAATGACTGGTGGGACAATGGCACTCTGCCTATCTGgatcacagcacagaaacag GGCCTAAAAGCTGGCTCTCTTCACTTTCCTGGCACAGCTTCCAGTTACCAGGGACTGGTTGCTATGGTGCAGGAAGTGGAGCCGCTGCTTTACAACTACAAGAACGAGACGGCTTGGcgagaaaacacagacaaggtGATGGGCTGGTTCAGAGACCAGAATGTGGACTTCGTTTCCATGTACTTTGGTGAGCCTGACGGGACGGGCCACAAATATGGTCCGGACTCTAATGAACGTAGAGAGATGGTCAAACAAGTGGACCGAACAGTGGGCTACATCCGAGACTCAGCTGAGCAACACGGGCTGAATCACCGTCTGAACATCATCATCACATCAGACCACGGCATGTCCACCATTTATCGTAATGGCCTGGTGGAGGAAATCACCCTGTCAAAGATCCCAGGCTTTTCGTTCGGGGACCTGTCCTTCCACCTGGTCGACTACGGACCTTCTGGGATGCTGCTGCCAAAGCCGGGCAAACTGGAGGTGGTTTATAAAGCCTTGAAAGGGGCTCATCCACACCTCCATGTGTACAAGAAGGAGGAGATGCCAGCACACCttcactttgccaaaaatgaTCGCATCCTACCCATCGTTCTATGGGCTGATTCTGGATATGTGATCAACGGG TATTTCCCAGTTCAGTTCAACAAGGGAGAGCATGGCTTTGACAACCAAGAGATGGACATGAAGGTTCTGTTCAGAGCAGTGGGTCCAGCATTTCACAAGAACCTGACCGTAGAGCCCTTTGAGACGGTTAACATCTACCCCTTGATGTGTCACATCCTGGGCATCCAGCCGGAGGTCAACGACGGCCACCTCAACGCCACCAAACACATGCTGGTTACTAGCATCCCGACTTCGG TTCGAGATAGTGGAGCTACAAATTACCTGAAAAATGGCTTCACCGGACTGGCTGCAGTAGCCGGATTTCTTGCCGTAGTCTTTATAGTGGTTCTGGCCCACCGACTACTCAAcaagaaacacaagacaaaaag atCAGGAAGTTTGAAAGATCTCCCAGAAAGAGAATGCACAGAACAAAGCTCATTCTGA
- the LOC115785114 gene encoding ectonucleotide pyrophosphatase/phosphodiesterase family member 7-like isoform X2 — protein sequence MLWTASLCILWASSVLGAPVNTERQKLLLISFDGFRWDYDRDVDTPNLDQMARDGVKALYASPPYLTLTSPTHFTLLTGRYIENHGVIHNMWFNTTSGEKKPYYQTQFVNDWWDNGTLPIWITAQKQGLKAGSLHFPGTASSYQGLVAMVQEVEPLLYNYKNETAWRENTDKVMGWFRDQNVDFVSMYFGEPDGTGHKYGPDSNERREMVKQVDRTVGYIRDSAEQHGLNHRLNIIITSDHGMSTIYRNGLVEEITLSKIPGFSFGDLSFHLVDYGPSGMLLPKPGKLEVVYKALKGAHPHLHVYKKEEMPAHLHFAKNDRILPIVLWADSGYVINGYFPVQFNKGEHGFDNQEMDMKVLFRAVGPAFHKNLTVEPFETVNIYPLMCHILGIQPEVNDGHLNATKHMLVTSIPTSDSGATNYLKNGFTGLAAVAGFLAVVFIVVLAHRLLNKKHKTKRSGSLKDLPERECTEQSSF from the exons ATGCTGTGGACCGCAAGTCTCTGCATCCTCTGGGCTTCATCAGTCCTCGGAGCGCCAGTAAACACAGAGCgtcagaagctgctgctgatctCCTTTGACGGTTTCCGGTGGGATTACGACCGTGATGTGGACACGCCGAACCTGGACCAAATGGCCAGGGATGGTGTCAAAGCCCTGTATGCCAGCCCTCCTTACCTCACCCTCACCAGTCCAACACACTTCACCCTCTTGACAG GCCGCTACATCGAGAATCACGGGGTAATCCACAACATGTGGTTCAACACAACCAGTGGAGAGAAGAAGCCTTACTATCAGACTCAGTTTGTGAATGACTGGTGGGACAATGGCACTCTGCCTATCTGgatcacagcacagaaacag GGCCTAAAAGCTGGCTCTCTTCACTTTCCTGGCACAGCTTCCAGTTACCAGGGACTGGTTGCTATGGTGCAGGAAGTGGAGCCGCTGCTTTACAACTACAAGAACGAGACGGCTTGGcgagaaaacacagacaaggtGATGGGCTGGTTCAGAGACCAGAATGTGGACTTCGTTTCCATGTACTTTGGTGAGCCTGACGGGACGGGCCACAAATATGGTCCGGACTCTAATGAACGTAGAGAGATGGTCAAACAAGTGGACCGAACAGTGGGCTACATCCGAGACTCAGCTGAGCAACACGGGCTGAATCACCGTCTGAACATCATCATCACATCAGACCACGGCATGTCCACCATTTATCGTAATGGCCTGGTGGAGGAAATCACCCTGTCAAAGATCCCAGGCTTTTCGTTCGGGGACCTGTCCTTCCACCTGGTCGACTACGGACCTTCTGGGATGCTGCTGCCAAAGCCGGGCAAACTGGAGGTGGTTTATAAAGCCTTGAAAGGGGCTCATCCACACCTCCATGTGTACAAGAAGGAGGAGATGCCAGCACACCttcactttgccaaaaatgaTCGCATCCTACCCATCGTTCTATGGGCTGATTCTGGATATGTGATCAACGGG TATTTCCCAGTTCAGTTCAACAAGGGAGAGCATGGCTTTGACAACCAAGAGATGGACATGAAGGTTCTGTTCAGAGCAGTGGGTCCAGCATTTCACAAGAACCTGACCGTAGAGCCCTTTGAGACGGTTAACATCTACCCCTTGATGTGTCACATCCTGGGCATCCAGCCGGAGGTCAACGACGGCCACCTCAACGCCACCAAACACATGCTGGTTACTAGCATCCCGACTTCGG ATAGTGGAGCTACAAATTACCTGAAAAATGGCTTCACCGGACTGGCTGCAGTAGCCGGATTTCTTGCCGTAGTCTTTATAGTGGTTCTGGCCCACCGACTACTCAAcaagaaacacaagacaaaaag atCAGGAAGTTTGAAAGATCTCCCAGAAAGAGAATGCACAGAACAAAGCTCATTCTGA
- the cbx2 gene encoding LOW QUALITY PROTEIN: chromobox protein homolog 2 (The sequence of the model RefSeq protein was modified relative to this genomic sequence to represent the inferred CDS: deleted 1 base in 1 codon), with protein sequence MEELSAVGEQVFDAECILNKRMRKGKLEFLVKWRGWSSKHNSWEPQENILDPRLLAAFNKKEQEKELLLRKRGKRPRGRPRKILENVPEASKSSSSSSGSSSSSSDSSSSCSSSSSSSDDDDDDDDDDSQVKQVSPGLRTRDLNPVPQKKAQIVMAKQEPPKKRSRKPLPSEVKEFQQNKGPHKTAKDSDIPGAIKKPVHPASFTFMGFHRGSARDTVGGPNRSSLTQVGAVKNSMSPVGSGRPSVQSASLPLNKASQSRNVTEGKLSVSGMSSGTSLDLKAVPSKSKGVAALNLNTSKHPIQGTTQHTLSSPNGQKKAQVPVTTVQRTPNTKTVASLPSNVSSNQGLQPLNLQNKLVQSNDVPGNGTAPVSGPRNAANPARKPTVTQNQECNPPKSPATPGRVQARKTQPGADKVREVNEIQTSRVQSRLEKSVVHKSPTEVQSQQDRSASKDGKKAKMNEMSTGEEESSSDSDQDSPYAGRVAVQSQDWKPTRSLIEHVFVTDVTANLVTVTVKESPTSVGFFSIRNC encoded by the exons ATGGAGGAACTGAGCGCCGTGGGAGAGCAGGTTTTTGATGCGGAATGCATCTTAAACAAACGAATGAGAAAG ggaaAGTTGGAGTTTCTCGTCAAGTGGAGGGGATGGTCATCCAA ACACAACAGCTGGGAGCCCCAAGAAAACATCCTTGACCCGAGACTGTTGGCTGCGTTCAACAAGAA AGAGCAAGAAAAGGAGCTTCTGCTGCGTAAAAGAGGGAAGAGGCCCAGAGGACGGCCTCGGAAAATCCTT GAAAACGTGCCCGAAGCTTCCAAGTCAAGCAGCTCCTCATCTGGCTCGTCGTCGTCGTCCTCTGATTCCTCGTCTTcgtgctcctcttcctcgtcgtcctcagatgatgatgatgatgatgatgatgacgacagCCAAGTTAAACAAGTCAGCCCGGGCTTGAGAACGAGAGATCTGAATCCTGTCCCTCAGAAGAAGGCGCAGATTGTCATGGCGAAACAGGAGCCCCCAAAGAAACGAAGCAGAAAACCTTTGCCCTCCGAAGTAAAGGAGTTCCAGCAGAACAAGGGCCCTCACAAGACTGCCAAAGACTCCGATATTCCAGGAGCAATCAAGAAGCCGGTTCACCCAGCCAGCTTTACCTTCATGGGTTTCCACCGGGGCTCAGCCAGGGATACAGTGGGTGGTCCAAACAGGAGTTCCCTCACCCAGGTTGGTGCTGTTAAAAACTCCATGAGCCCCGTGGGATCTGGCAGACCATCAGTCCAGTCTGCCTCTCTGCCCCTGAACAAAGCCAGCCAAAGCAGAAATGTCACTGAGGGTAAACTGTCTGTCTCCGGTATGAGCAGCGGGACAAGCCTGGATTTGAAAGCAGTTCCTAGTAAATCAAAGGGCGTAGCAGCCTTGAATCTGAATACATCCAAACACCCCATTCAAGGAACCACTCAGCATACACTAAGCTCCCCTAATGGACAAAAGAAAGCTCAGGTCCCTGTGACGACAGTGCAGAGGACACCCAATACTAAAACAGTGGCGTCCTTGCCATCTAATGTCTCCTCCAATCAGGGCCTCCAGCCCCTCAACCTACAGAACAAACTGGTGCAAAGCAACGATGTTCCTGGAAATGGCACAGCACCAGTGTCAGGCCCCAGAAATGCAGCAAACCCAGCACGGAAACCTACTGTGACACAAAATCAGGAGTGTAATCCTCCCAAGAGTCCTGCGACCCCTGGAAGAGTGCAGGCCAGAAAAACACAGCCCGGAGCTGACAAGGTCAGGGAGGTGAATGAAATCCAGACCTCAAGAGTCCAAAGCAGGCTGGAGAAGAGTGTCGTGCATAAATCCCCCACAGAGGTCCAGAGCCAGCAGGACAGATCAGCCTCCAAAGATggcaaaaaagccaaaatgaacGAGATGAGCACAGGGGAAGAGGAAAGCAGCTCAGACTCCGACCAGGATTCTCCCTATGCTGGACGGGTGGCGGTCCAGAGCCAGGACTGGAAGCCTACGCGTAGTCTGATTGAGCACGTGTTTGTAACGGATGTCACCGCTAATCTAGTTACTGTCACAGTCAAGGAGTCGCCGACCAGCGTGGGCTTC TTCAGCATCCGCAACTGTTGA